The window TTCCCTTCCAGCGTCTGGTGTGTGAAATTGCTCAGGACTTCAAAACAGATCTGCGCTTCCAGAGTGCAGCAATTGGTGCTTTGCAGGAGACAAGTGAAGCCTATCTGGTTGGCCTGTTTGAGGATACCAACCTATGTGCTATCCACGCCAAACGTGTCACAATCATGCCAAAAGATATCCAGCTAGCACGTCGCGTAGGTGGAGAACGTGCTTAAACTCCACTATGAGGGGAaacattcttcattctcaaaacagaaaaaaaaatctcttctttggTAGTTCTGAACGTTAGATATTTTTTTCCCATGGGGTCAAAAGGTACCTCAGTATATGATTGCGAATGGAAAAATAGGGAACAGAATCAGGTATTGGCaagttttttccattttcatttgtgtGTG is drawn from Dromiciops gliroides isolate mDroGli1 chromosome 2, mDroGli1.pri, whole genome shotgun sequence and contains these coding sequences:
- the LOC122741530 gene encoding histone H3.3A-like; its protein translation is MTARKSTGGRAPRKQLATKAARKSAPSTGGVKKPHGYRTGTVALREIRRYQKSTELLIRKLPFQRLVCEIAQDFKTDLRFQSAAIGALQETSEAYLVGLFEDTNLCAIHAKRVTIMPKDIQLARRVGGERA